Proteins encoded in a region of the Sebastes fasciatus isolate fSebFas1 chromosome 9, fSebFas1.pri, whole genome shotgun sequence genome:
- the sertad2b gene encoding SERTA domain-containing protein 2b produces MFGKGAKRKLDEDEEGLEGKTLEAPVAGGGLGFCPEGLSKVSYNLQRQTIFNISLMKLYSQRPMGEPSLERRVLINNMLRRIQDELKQEGSLRPLLLPPSPPPDDPMDEGFRDAPPSFGVLSAAAQVSQPSALLMPAIVPPPSPHPMVPPNCQASQACPTRVEICPAPLDACLTPASLLEDDGGDSAFCTPSPLTPPMSPPPAPPPPLPSALLSQAPVRVAVPASSNDGFPSALSDMELGPPTAITRTAAANTTTVTTSPAPTPLAQPSHLAPLPPAPTGPLRDSRTMGAKPEAAGVLLADARCGELRPMDTLPPVGLVDISSSSSSSSPSGFLSDLALDDVLFADIDTSMYDFDPCTTAGAVGVTAGGGLTKLSPVVTADDLLKSLASPYSGPAPQVSANQPFKIDLTELDHIMEVLVGS; encoded by the coding sequence ATGTTCGGTAAAGGTGCGAAGCGGAAGCTGGACGAGGATGAAGAGGGGCTGGAAGGCAAAACGCTGGAGGCGCCGGTGGCGGGAGGGGGACTAGGCTTCTGTCCGGAGGGCCTGTCCAAGGTGTCGTACAACCTGCAGCGGCAGACCATCTTCAACATCTCCCTGATGAAGCTGTACAGCCAGCGGCCGATGGGCGAGCCCAGCCTGGAGCGTCGCGTCCTCATCAACAACATGCTGCGACGCATCCAGGACGAACTCAAGCAGGAAGGCTCCCTGCGGCCGCTGCTCCTGCCGCCCTCGCCGCCGCCCGACGACCCCATGGATGAGGGTTTCCGTGACGCGCCGCCCTCCTTTGGTGTTTTGTCAGCGGCGGCACAGGTGTCCCAGCCGTCTGCGCTGTTGATGCCGGCGATCGTCCCGCCGCCTTCGCCCCACCCAATGGTGCCTCCCAACTGCCAGGCATCCCAGGCGTGCCCCACCCGCGTGGAGATCTGCCCCGCCCCTCTGGACGCCTGCCTCACTCCCGCCTCTTTACTGGAGGACGACGGTGGAGATTCAGCCTTTTGTACTCCATCCCCGCTCACTCCTCCTATGTCGCCTCCCCCGGCGCCGCCTCCTCCGCTCCCTTCGGCGCTTCTGAGCCAGGCGCCCGTCAGGGTCGCTGTGCCGGCCTCGTCCAACGACGGTTTCCCCTCCGctctgagtgacatggagttggGTCCTCCCACAGCCATAACAAGGACAGCAGCAGCTAATACTACGACCGTGACTACCTCCCCAGCTCCCACGCCACTCGCCCAGCCCTCCCACTTAGCACCCCTCCCCCCAGCACCCACGGGTCcactcagagacagcaggaccATGGGTGCTAAACCAGAGGCAGCTGGCGTCTTGCTAGCGGACGCCCGCTGTGGCGAGCTCCGGCCGATGGACACTTTGCCCCCTGTTGGCCTAGTAgacatttcctcctcttcttcctcttcctcgccCTCGGGGTTTCTCTCAGACTTGGCGCTGGACGACGTCCTGTTCGCCGACATCGACACGTCCATGTATGACTTTGACCCCTGTACGACAGCGGGGGCGGTGGGCGTGACGGCAGGCGGTGGCCTCACCAAACTGTCGCCGGTTGTGACGGCGGACGACCTCCTCAAATCGCTGGCGTCGCCGTATAGCGGCCCCGCCCCCCAGGTTTCAGCCAATCAGCCTTTCAAAATTGATCTGACAGAACTGGACCACATCATGGAGGTGTTGGTGGGCTCGTGA